One window of the Klebsiella sp. WP3-W18-ESBL-02 genome contains the following:
- the ftsH gene encoding ATP-dependent zinc metalloprotease FtsH translates to MAKNLILWLVIAVVLMSVFQSFGPSESNSHKVDYSTFLQEVNNDQVREARINGREINVTKKDSNRYTTYIPVNDPKLLDNLLTKNVKVVGEPPEEPSLLASIFISWFPMLLLIGVWIFFMRQMQGGGGKGAMSFGKSKARMLTEDQIKTTFADVAGCDEAKEEVGELVEYLREPSRFQKLGGKIPKGVLMVGPPGTGKTLLAKAIAGEAKVPFFTISGSDFVEMFVGVGASRVRDMFEQAKKAAPCIIFIDEIDAVGRQRGAGLGGGHDEREQTLNQMLVEMDGFEGNEGIIVIAATNRPDVLDPALLRPGRFDRQVVVGLPDVRGREQILKVHMRRVPLAPDIDAAIIARGTPGFSGADLANLVNEAALFAARGNKRVVSMVEFEKAKDKIMMGAERRSMVMTEAQKESTAYHEAGHAIIGRLVPEHDPVHKVTIIPRGRALGVTFFLPEGDAISASRQKLESQISTLYGGRLAEEIIYGVEHVSTGASNDIKVATNLARNMVTQWGFSDKLGPLLYAEEEGEVFLGRSVAKAKHMSDETARIIDQEVKSLVERNYNRARQLLNDNMDILHAMKDALMKYETIDAPQIDDLMARRDVRPPAGWEEPGSSNNNSGSTGKPSAPRPVDEPRAPDSGTMSEQLGDK, encoded by the coding sequence ATGGCGAAAAACCTAATACTCTGGCTGGTCATTGCCGTTGTGCTGATGTCAGTATTCCAGAGCTTTGGGCCCAGCGAATCGAACAGCCATAAGGTGGATTATTCTACCTTCCTGCAAGAGGTCAATAACGACCAGGTTCGCGAAGCGCGTATCAACGGACGTGAGATCAACGTTACCAAGAAAGATAGTAACCGTTACACGACCTACATCCCGGTTAACGATCCGAAGCTGCTTGATAACCTGCTGACGAAAAACGTCAAAGTGGTTGGCGAGCCGCCAGAAGAGCCGAGCCTGCTGGCGTCGATCTTCATTTCCTGGTTCCCGATGCTGCTGCTTATCGGCGTCTGGATCTTCTTCATGCGTCAAATGCAGGGCGGCGGTGGCAAAGGTGCCATGTCGTTCGGTAAGAGCAAAGCGCGCATGCTGACGGAAGATCAGATCAAAACCACTTTTGCCGATGTTGCGGGCTGCGACGAAGCGAAAGAGGAAGTGGGCGAACTGGTTGAATACCTGCGTGAGCCGAGCCGTTTCCAGAAGTTGGGCGGTAAGATTCCGAAAGGCGTCCTGATGGTCGGTCCTCCGGGTACCGGTAAAACGCTGCTGGCGAAAGCCATTGCCGGCGAAGCCAAGGTGCCGTTCTTTACCATTTCCGGTTCTGACTTCGTGGAAATGTTCGTGGGCGTCGGCGCATCTCGTGTGCGTGACATGTTCGAACAGGCCAAGAAAGCAGCACCGTGCATCATCTTCATCGATGAAATCGACGCCGTCGGTCGCCAGCGTGGCGCAGGGCTGGGCGGTGGTCACGATGAACGTGAGCAAACGCTGAACCAGATGCTGGTTGAGATGGATGGCTTCGAAGGTAACGAAGGTATCATCGTTATCGCGGCAACTAACCGTCCAGACGTACTTGACCCGGCGCTGCTGCGTCCAGGCCGTTTCGACCGTCAGGTTGTGGTCGGTCTGCCAGACGTTCGCGGTCGTGAACAGATTCTGAAAGTGCATATGCGTCGCGTACCGCTGGCGCCGGATATCGATGCGGCAATCATTGCTCGCGGTACTCCGGGCTTCTCCGGTGCAGACCTGGCGAACCTGGTGAACGAAGCGGCGCTGTTTGCTGCTCGTGGCAACAAACGCGTTGTGTCGATGGTTGAGTTCGAGAAAGCGAAAGACAAAATCATGATGGGTGCGGAACGTCGCTCCATGGTGATGACGGAAGCGCAGAAAGAATCTACCGCGTATCACGAAGCGGGCCACGCGATTATCGGTCGCCTGGTGCCGGAACACGATCCGGTGCACAAAGTAACGATTATCCCGCGCGGCCGTGCGCTGGGTGTAACCTTCTTCCTGCCTGAAGGCGATGCGATCAGCGCCAGCCGTCAGAAGCTGGAAAGCCAGATCTCGACCCTGTACGGCGGTCGTCTGGCGGAAGAGATCATCTACGGCGTTGAGCATGTATCCACCGGTGCGTCGAACGACATTAAAGTCGCGACCAACCTGGCGCGTAACATGGTCACCCAGTGGGGCTTCTCCGACAAACTCGGTCCGTTGCTGTATGCAGAAGAAGAGGGCGAAGTATTCCTGGGCCGTAGCGTCGCGAAAGCGAAACATATGTCCGATGAAACCGCGCGTATCATCGACCAGGAAGTGAAGTCGCTCGTGGAACGTAACTACAACCGCGCGCGCCAGCTTCTGAACGACAACATGGACATTCTGCATGCCATGAAAGATGCGCTCATGAAATATGAGACCATCGATGCACCGCAGATTGACGACCTGATGGCTCGCCGCGACGTGCGTCCGCCAGCAGGTTGGGAAGAACCGGGTTCATCCAACAACAACTCGGGCAGCACCGGTAAACCAAGTGCGCCGCGTCCGGTTGATGAACCACGTGCGCCGGACTCTGGCACCATGTCAGAGCAACTGGGCGACAAATAA
- the folP gene encoding dihydropteroate synthase yields MKLTAQGSILDLSHPHVMGILNVTPDSFSDGGTHNTLVEAVKHANLMINAGATIVDVGGESTRPGALDVSVEEELDRVIPVVEAIAQRFEVWISVDTSKPEVIRESARAGAHIINDIRSLSEPGALEAAAETGLPVSLMHMQGNPKTMQDAPKYDDVFAEVNQYFIEQIARCERAGISKDKLLLDPGFGFGKNLSHNYALLARLSEFHHFGLPLFVGMSRKSMIGQLLNVGPSERLSGSLACAVIAAMQGAHIVRVHDVKETVEAMRVVEATLSAKGNKRYE; encoded by the coding sequence ATGAAACTCACCGCCCAGGGCTCCATCCTGGATCTCTCCCATCCACACGTGATGGGGATCCTCAACGTCACGCCGGACTCTTTCTCCGACGGTGGCACGCACAATACGCTGGTTGAGGCGGTGAAACATGCGAACCTGATGATTAACGCGGGCGCGACCATCGTTGACGTAGGCGGCGAGTCCACTCGCCCGGGCGCGCTGGACGTGAGCGTGGAAGAAGAGCTTGATCGCGTTATCCCAGTGGTGGAAGCGATCGCCCAGCGCTTTGAAGTGTGGATCTCTGTCGATACGTCTAAGCCTGAAGTGATTCGTGAGTCTGCCCGTGCCGGAGCGCACATCATTAACGATATCCGCTCGCTCAGCGAGCCGGGCGCGCTCGAAGCTGCGGCCGAAACCGGACTGCCCGTTTCGCTGATGCATATGCAGGGCAACCCAAAAACCATGCAGGATGCGCCGAAGTATGACGATGTCTTTGCTGAGGTAAATCAGTATTTTATTGAACAGATTGCCCGCTGCGAACGGGCAGGAATCTCAAAAGATAAATTGTTGCTCGACCCGGGGTTCGGTTTCGGTAAAAATCTGTCCCATAACTATGCATTACTGGCGCGTTTGTCAGAGTTCCATCATTTCGGCCTGCCGCTGTTTGTCGGCATGTCGCGTAAATCAATGATTGGTCAACTGCTGAACGTGGGGCCGTCGGAGCGCCTTAGCGGCAGCCTGGCGTGCGCGGTGATTGCTGCCATGCAGGGCGCGCATATTGTTCGCGTCCACGACGTCAAAGAAACTGTTGAAGCGATGCGTGTGGTTGAGGCCACCTTGTCTGCGAAGGGAAATAAACGTTATGAGTAA
- the glmM gene encoding phosphoglucosamine mutase has translation MSNRKYFGTDGIRGRVGDAPITPDFVLKLGWAAGKVLASHGSRKIIIGKDTRISGYMLESALEAGLAAAGLSASFTGPMPTPAVAYLTRTFRAEAGIVISASHNPFYDNGIKFFSIDGTKLPDEVEEAIEAEMEKEITCVDSAELGKASRIVDAAGRYIEFCKGTFPNELSLNGLKVVVDCANGATYHIAPNVLRELGATVIAIGCEPNGVNINEEVGATDVRALQARVLAEKADVGIALDGDGDRVIMVDHQGNKIDGDQIMYIIAREALRQGQLRGGVVGTLMSNMGLEVALKQLGIPFTRAKVGDRYVLEKMQEKGWRIGAENSGHVILLDKTTTGDGIVAGLQVVAAMVRNHMSLHDLSSGMKMFPQVLVNVRYTDGKSNPLDNEAVKAAALAAEAAMGNRGRVLLRKSGTEPLIRVMVEGEDEAQVTELAHRIADAVKAA, from the coding sequence ATGAGTAATCGCAAGTATTTTGGTACCGATGGGATTCGTGGTCGCGTAGGTGATGCGCCGATTACCCCTGATTTTGTTCTGAAGCTCGGCTGGGCGGCAGGCAAGGTACTGGCAAGCCACGGATCGCGTAAAATTATTATTGGTAAAGATACCCGTATCTCAGGCTATATGCTGGAGTCCGCGCTGGAAGCCGGTCTGGCGGCCGCGGGGCTGTCGGCCTCTTTCACCGGGCCGATGCCGACGCCGGCGGTGGCTTACCTGACCCGCACGTTCCGCGCGGAAGCCGGTATCGTTATCTCCGCATCGCATAACCCGTTTTATGACAATGGCATCAAATTCTTCTCCATCGACGGCACCAAGCTGCCCGACGAAGTGGAAGAGGCCATTGAAGCCGAGATGGAAAAAGAGATCACCTGCGTTGATTCCGCCGAGCTGGGTAAAGCTAGCCGCATCGTTGATGCGGCGGGCCGCTATATTGAGTTCTGCAAAGGCACCTTCCCGAACGAGCTGAGCCTGAACGGGCTGAAAGTGGTCGTTGACTGCGCCAACGGCGCAACCTACCACATTGCGCCGAATGTGCTGCGCGAACTGGGCGCCACCGTGATCGCCATCGGCTGCGAACCGAACGGCGTCAACATTAACGAAGAAGTGGGGGCCACCGACGTCCGCGCTTTGCAGGCGCGCGTATTGGCTGAGAAAGCCGATGTGGGCATCGCGCTGGACGGTGACGGCGACCGCGTCATCATGGTTGATCACCAGGGTAATAAAATCGATGGTGATCAGATTATGTATATCATCGCCCGCGAAGCGCTGCGCCAGGGCCAGCTGCGCGGCGGCGTTGTTGGTACGCTGATGAGCAATATGGGGCTGGAAGTGGCGCTCAAGCAGCTCGGCATTCCGTTTACCCGCGCGAAAGTGGGCGACCGCTACGTGCTGGAAAAAATGCAGGAGAAAGGCTGGCGCATCGGTGCGGAAAACTCCGGCCACGTGATCCTGCTGGACAAAACCACGACCGGCGACGGTATTGTGGCGGGCCTGCAGGTGGTGGCGGCCATGGTGCGTAACCACATGAGCCTGCACGATCTGAGCAGCGGTATGAAAATGTTCCCGCAGGTGCTGGTAAACGTGCGCTATACCGATGGCAAATCGAACCCGCTGGACAACGAGGCGGTGAAGGCGGCGGCCCTGGCGGCAGAAGCAGCGATGGGTAATCGTGGCCGCGTACTGCTGCGTAAATCAGGCACCGAGCCGCTGATTCGGGTGATGGTTGAAGGGGAAGATGAAGCGCAGGTAACCGAGCTTGCGCATCGCATCGCCGACGCGGTTAAAGCGGCCTGA
- the secG gene encoding preprotein translocase subunit SecG: MYEALLVVFLIVAIGLVVLVMLQQGKGADMGASFGAGASGTLFGSSGSGNFMTRMTAVFATLFFIISLVLGNINSNKTNKGSEWDNLTAPKTEQTTQPAAPAQPTSDIPH; this comes from the coding sequence ATGTACGAAGCTCTTTTAGTTGTTTTCCTTATTGTAGCGATTGGCCTTGTGGTCCTCGTTATGCTGCAACAAGGTAAAGGCGCTGATATGGGAGCCTCCTTTGGAGCAGGCGCTTCCGGCACATTGTTTGGTTCAAGTGGTTCAGGTAACTTCATGACCCGCATGACCGCTGTGTTCGCGACGCTGTTCTTCATTATCAGTCTGGTGCTGGGTAACATCAACAGCAACAAGACCAATAAAGGAAGTGAGTGGGATAACCTGACTGCACCGAAGACTGAGCAAACGACTCAGCCAGCGGCACCGGCTCAGCCGACCAGCGATATCCCGCACTAA
- a CDS encoding carboxymuconolactone decarboxylase family protein, translating to MSRLTDIREQDATGKAAELFSGIKKAVGKVPNAYLTIGGHSPEALQQVLAHNAMLHKGSLNAKMLEAINLSVSEATQCDYCLAAHTLMAKKAGFSSEQIHALRRGEYAEDAQLDALVKFAQTLVTTTGTLPEANVTALKHAGFSDRQIVEIISAISAILFTNMVNRVNDTVVDFPKAD from the coding sequence ATGAGCCGTTTAACAGACATTCGCGAACAAGATGCAACGGGCAAAGCCGCAGAACTTTTCAGCGGGATCAAAAAAGCAGTGGGTAAAGTACCGAACGCCTATCTGACCATTGGTGGGCATTCACCGGAGGCGCTGCAGCAGGTGCTGGCGCACAACGCCATGCTACATAAAGGCAGCCTGAACGCTAAAATGCTGGAAGCAATTAACCTGTCCGTGAGCGAAGCGACGCAGTGCGATTACTGCCTGGCGGCCCATACGCTGATGGCAAAAAAGGCGGGCTTTAGTAGCGAGCAGATCCACGCGCTACGTCGTGGAGAATACGCCGAAGATGCACAGCTTGATGCGCTGGTGAAATTTGCACAAACCCTGGTCACCACCACCGGTACGCTGCCGGAAGCCAACGTGACCGCGCTGAAACATGCAGGCTTCAGCGATCGTCAGATCGTTGAGATTATCAGCGCAATCAGCGCCATTCTGTTTACCAATATGGTGAACCGGGTGAACGACACGGTGGTAGATTTTCCTAAGGCGGATTAA
- a CDS encoding AraC family transcriptional regulator: protein MDSLSHLLTLLAPRCEVNLHCRFGGRWQAGHSQMRTGVVPWHFVLRGEGRLTVGKETRQMHTGDVILLPHGSPHLMESLVEWGQVLPVAHRFNGTLTEMRTASDSNALEMLCGEFYFGPHVNWLFSEDSELIHLHTREREDCPELETMLNVLVRESLAERPGAAAIVRSLGDTLLVLLMRTLLAAKAPPGGLLRLMSDERLMPAVLAVLAAPEQPWTMETMASRAFLSRATFARHFARVYHLTPQAWLTQLRMVMAARLLHQDRQARVEAIAERCGFQSLASFSKSFKKYYGLTPGEWRRR, encoded by the coding sequence ATGGACAGTCTTAGCCATCTCTTAACGCTGCTGGCACCGCGCTGTGAAGTGAATCTGCACTGCCGCTTTGGCGGACGCTGGCAGGCGGGGCATAGCCAGATGCGGACGGGCGTCGTTCCCTGGCACTTTGTACTGCGCGGAGAGGGGCGACTCACCGTGGGGAAGGAAACGCGTCAGATGCATACGGGAGACGTTATCCTGCTGCCGCACGGTTCACCACATCTGATGGAAAGCCTGGTCGAGTGGGGGCAGGTGCTGCCGGTCGCCCATCGCTTTAACGGTACGCTGACCGAGATGCGCACAGCATCAGACAGCAATGCGCTGGAGATGCTGTGCGGAGAGTTCTACTTCGGGCCGCACGTAAACTGGCTGTTCAGCGAAGACAGTGAACTCATCCATCTGCATACCCGCGAACGGGAAGACTGCCCTGAACTGGAGACGATGCTGAACGTATTGGTTCGTGAGAGTCTGGCTGAGCGGCCGGGCGCTGCCGCTATCGTACGCAGCCTGGGCGATACGCTGCTGGTACTACTGATGCGCACGTTGCTGGCGGCGAAAGCACCACCGGGCGGACTGCTACGGTTAATGAGCGATGAGCGACTGATGCCCGCGGTGCTTGCGGTACTCGCGGCACCAGAACAACCGTGGACCATGGAGACAATGGCTTCCCGGGCGTTTTTATCACGTGCCACGTTTGCCCGCCACTTTGCTCGCGTCTACCACCTGACACCTCAGGCCTGGCTGACGCAGCTGCGTATGGTGATGGCCGCGCGGTTACTTCACCAGGACCGACAGGCGCGGGTGGAGGCGATCGCCGAACGCTGCGGATTTCAATCGCTGGCCTCATTCTCAAAAAGCTTTAAAAAGTACTACGGCCTGACGCCGGGAGAGTGGCGGCGGCGATAG
- the argG gene encoding argininosuccinate synthase produces the protein MTTILKHLPVGQRIGIAFSGGLDTSAALLWMRQKGAVPYAYTANLGQPDEDDYDAIPRRAMEYGAENARLIDCRKQLVAEGIAAIQCGAFHNTTGGLTYFNTTPLGRAVTGTMLVAAMKEDGVNIWGDGSTYKGNDIERFYRYGLLTNAELQIYKPWLDSDFIDELGGRHEMSEFMISCGFDYKMSVEKAYSTDSNMLGATHEAKDLEFLNSSLKIVNPIMGVKFWDENVKVPAEEVTVRFEQGHPVALNGKTFSDDVEMMLEANRIGGRHGLGMSDQIENRIIEAKSRGIYEAPGMALLHIAYERLLTGIHNEDTIEQYHAHGRQLGRLLYQGRWFDSQALMLRDSLQRWVASQITGEVTLELRRGNDYSIMNTVSDNLTYKAERLTMEKGDSMFSAEDRIGQLTMRNLDITDTREKLFGYAQSGLLTASSATGLPQVENLENKGK, from the coding sequence ATGACGACGATTCTCAAGCATCTTCCGGTAGGTCAACGTATTGGTATCGCCTTCTCTGGCGGTCTTGACACCAGCGCAGCGCTGCTGTGGATGCGACAAAAAGGCGCTGTCCCTTATGCATATACTGCAAACCTGGGTCAGCCGGACGAAGATGATTATGATGCAATTCCTCGTCGTGCTATGGAATATGGCGCAGAGAACGCTCGTCTGATCGACTGTCGTAAACAGCTGGTTGCCGAAGGCATCGCCGCTATCCAATGCGGTGCTTTCCACAATACTACCGGCGGCCTGACCTACTTCAACACCACTCCACTGGGCCGTGCGGTTACCGGCACCATGCTGGTCGCCGCCATGAAAGAAGACGGCGTTAACATCTGGGGCGACGGCAGCACCTACAAAGGTAACGATATTGAGCGTTTCTATCGCTACGGCCTGCTGACCAACGCCGAGCTACAGATTTACAAACCGTGGCTGGATAGCGATTTTATCGATGAGCTGGGCGGCCGTCATGAAATGTCAGAGTTTATGATCTCCTGCGGTTTCGACTACAAAATGTCCGTGGAGAAAGCCTACTCAACCGACTCCAATATGCTTGGCGCAACGCACGAAGCAAAAGATCTGGAATTCCTGAACTCCAGCCTCAAAATCGTTAACCCGATTATGGGTGTGAAGTTCTGGGACGAAAACGTAAAAGTGCCGGCAGAAGAAGTGACCGTGCGTTTTGAGCAGGGCCATCCGGTTGCGCTTAACGGTAAAACCTTCAGCGACGACGTAGAGATGATGCTGGAAGCCAACCGCATCGGCGGGCGTCATGGTCTGGGCATGAGTGACCAGATTGAAAACCGTATTATCGAAGCGAAGAGCCGTGGTATCTACGAAGCGCCGGGGATGGCACTTCTACACATCGCTTACGAGCGTCTGCTGACCGGTATTCACAACGAAGATACCATTGAGCAGTATCACGCTCACGGTCGCCAACTGGGCCGCTTGCTGTATCAGGGCCGTTGGTTTGACTCCCAGGCGCTGATGCTGCGTGACTCTCTGCAGCGTTGGGTGGCCAGCCAGATTACGGGTGAAGTCACGCTGGAACTGCGCCGCGGTAACGACTACTCCATCATGAATACCGTGTCTGACAACCTGACCTATAAAGCAGAACGTCTGACCATGGAAAAAGGTGACTCTATGTTTAGCGCTGAAGACCGTATCGGCCAGCTGACTATGCGTAACCTGGACATTACCGATACCCGCGAGAAGCTGTTCGGCTACGCCCAGAGCGGGCTGCTGACCGCCTCTTCTGCAACCGGCCTGCCGCAGGTTGAGAATCTGGAAAACAAAGGCAAATAA
- the rimP gene encoding ribosome maturation factor RimP codes for MSTLEQKLTEMITAPVEALGYELVGIEFIRGRTSTLRIYIDSEDGINVDDCADVSHQVSAVMDVEDPITVAYNLEVSSPGLDRPMFTAEHYVRFLGEEVTLVLRMAVQNRRKWQGIIKAVDGEMITVTVEGKDEVFALSNIQKANLVPHF; via the coding sequence TTGTCCACATTAGAGCAAAAATTAACAGAGATGATTACAGCGCCGGTTGAAGCCCTGGGCTACGAACTGGTCGGCATCGAATTTATTCGCGGTCGCACATCCACACTGCGCATCTATATTGATAGTGAAGATGGCATCAATGTTGATGATTGTGCTGATGTGAGCCACCAGGTAAGCGCGGTGATGGACGTTGAAGATCCGATTACCGTCGCTTACAACCTGGAAGTTTCCTCTCCGGGCCTCGATCGTCCGATGTTCACCGCGGAACACTATGTGCGTTTCCTGGGTGAAGAGGTGACGCTGGTCCTGCGCATGGCGGTACAGAACCGTCGTAAATGGCAGGGCATTATCAAAGCGGTAGACGGTGAGATGATCACTGTGACAGTCGAAGGCAAAGATGAAGTGTTCGCGCTGAGTAACATCCAGAAGGCGAACCTGGTTCCCCACTTTTAA
- the nusA gene encoding transcription termination factor NusA, whose amino-acid sequence MNKEILAVVEAVSNEKALPREKIFEALESALATATKKKYEQEIDVRVEIDRRSGDFDTFRRWVIVEEVTQPTKEITLEAARFEDESLNVGDYVEDQIESVTFDRITTQTAKQVIVQKVREAERAMVVDQFRDQEGEIVTGVVKKVNRDNISLEVKSEGMAGNAEAVILREDMLPRENFRPGDRIRGVLYAVRPEARGAQLFVTRSKPEMLIELFRIEVPEIGEEVIEIKAAARDPGSRAKIAVKTNDKRIDPVGACVGMRGARVQAVSTELGGERIDIVLWDDNPAQFVINAMAPADVASIVVDEDKHTMDIAVEAGNLAQAIGRNGQNVRLASQLSGWELNVMTVDDLQAKHQAEAHAAIDTFTKYLDIDEEFATVLVEEGFSTLEELAYVPMKELLEIDGLDEATVEALRERAKNALTTLALAQEESLGDNKPADDLLNLEGLDRALAFKLAARGVCTLEDLAEQGVDDLSDIEGLTDEKAGELIMAARNICWFGDEA is encoded by the coding sequence ATGAACAAAGAAATTTTGGCTGTTGTTGAAGCCGTCTCCAACGAGAAAGCGCTGCCGCGTGAGAAGATTTTCGAAGCGCTGGAAAGTGCGCTGGCAACGGCGACAAAGAAAAAATACGAACAGGAAATCGACGTACGCGTTGAAATCGATCGCCGCAGCGGCGACTTCGATACTTTCCGTCGCTGGGTCATTGTTGAAGAAGTTACCCAGCCAACCAAAGAAATTACGCTCGAAGCGGCACGCTTCGAAGACGAAAGCCTGAACGTAGGCGATTACGTTGAAGATCAGATTGAATCCGTCACCTTTGACCGTATTACGACTCAGACGGCAAAACAGGTTATCGTGCAGAAGGTCCGTGAAGCCGAGCGCGCGATGGTTGTCGATCAGTTCCGCGATCAGGAAGGCGAAATCGTCACTGGCGTAGTGAAGAAAGTGAACCGCGACAACATCTCTCTGGAAGTGAAATCCGAAGGGATGGCCGGGAACGCTGAAGCCGTAATCCTGCGTGAAGACATGCTGCCGCGTGAAAACTTCCGTCCGGGCGACCGCATCCGCGGCGTACTGTACGCCGTTCGCCCAGAAGCGCGCGGCGCACAGCTGTTCGTCACCCGTTCTAAGCCGGAGATGCTGATCGAACTGTTCCGCATCGAAGTGCCGGAAATCGGTGAAGAAGTGATTGAAATTAAAGCGGCCGCTCGCGATCCGGGCTCTCGTGCCAAAATCGCGGTAAAAACCAACGACAAACGTATCGACCCGGTCGGCGCTTGCGTAGGTATGCGCGGCGCACGCGTGCAGGCGGTTTCTACCGAACTGGGCGGCGAGCGTATCGATATCGTGCTGTGGGACGACAACCCGGCGCAGTTCGTGATCAATGCTATGGCACCTGCTGATGTGGCATCCATCGTGGTTGATGAAGACAAGCACACCATGGATATCGCGGTAGAAGCAGGTAACCTGGCGCAGGCGATCGGCCGTAACGGCCAGAACGTGCGTCTGGCTTCTCAGCTGAGCGGCTGGGAACTCAACGTAATGACCGTTGACGACCTGCAGGCGAAGCATCAGGCGGAAGCGCACGCGGCGATCGATACCTTCACCAAATATCTCGATATTGATGAAGAGTTCGCGACCGTGCTGGTAGAAGAAGGCTTCTCCACGCTTGAAGAACTGGCCTATGTGCCAATGAAAGAACTGCTGGAAATTGATGGTCTGGACGAAGCGACCGTTGAGGCGCTGCGCGAACGTGCGAAAAACGCCCTGACCACTCTGGCACTTGCCCAGGAAGAAAGCCTCGGTGATAACAAACCGGCTGACGATCTGCTGAACCTGGAAGGGTTAGATCGCGCACTGGCTTTCAAACTGGCCGCTCGTGGCGTTTGTACGCTGGAAGACCTCGCTGAACAAGGCGTTGACGACCTGTCTGACATCGAAGGGTTAACCGACGAGAAAGCGGGTGAGCTGATTATGGCTGCGCGTAATATTTGCTGGTTCGGCGACGAAGCGTAA